In a genomic window of Phaeodactylum tricornutum CCAP 1055/1 chromosome 6, whole genome shotgun sequence:
- a CDS encoding predicted protein, whose protein sequence is MRGIKVPILCLLFGSTTSFSAIGSFPVKSDSRFQVSHFSYSLLRPRQHKRLFAPGRANVWKRCLATNDSETVDIFQIGIEYNSGRRWSLRGFWYAQELLTTFADENSLACVTVTAKSLKTAGGSDFVVSLHSSNSSEILWKQQAGNDFPDTRELKQRVRDRIDPSRFLGHSDTTDRREQVVDRSSTKSSPQSSKPEILNLDRTSSANRSKAASECLPRVSNAAAPHLMIYYCTGCRWLLRAAYLAQEMSNTLGDLSSITLAPSRPPAKGGSFVVWLDDAILWDRATEQRFPEPEEIEQCIRRQLRLDQPLTDARQRERNQEDTSMDEDEAAEARAYFGVM, encoded by the coding sequence ATGAGAGGCATCAAAGTACCCATACTATGCTTGCTGTTCGGCTCAACGACTTCTTTTTCAGCCATCGGCAGTTTTCCTGTCAAGAGCGACAGTCGCTTCCAAGTTTCCCATTTTTCTTACAGTCTACTACGGCCCCGACAACACAAACGTTTGTTCGCTCCGGGAAGGGCCAACGTGTGGAAGCGTTGCCTTGCGACCAACGATTCGGAAACCGTTGACATATTTCAAATCGGTATTGAATACAACTCTGGAAGAAGGTGGAGCTTGCGTGGTTTTTGGTATGCGCAAGAGCTGTTAACGACCTTTGCCGATGAAAACAGTCTCGCCTGCGTTACGGTAACAGCGAAATCTTTAAAGACAGCAGGAGGCAGCGACTTCGTCGTTAGTTTGCACAGCAGTAATTCCAGTGAAATTCTGTGGAAGCAGCAAGCCGGGAACGATTTTCCTGATACGAGAGAGCTGAAGCAGCGTGTGCGAGATCGCATCGACCCATCACGCTTTCTGGGTCACAGCGATACCACTGATCGACGAGAACAGGTAGTCGACAGATCAAGCACCAAAAGCAGCCCTCAAAGCAGCAAGCCTGAGATTCTGAACTTGGATAGAACTTCCTCCGCAAACAGGTCGAAAGCCGCCTCGGAATGTCTTCCTCGCGTTTCAAATGCCGCGGCACCGCACCTTATGATTTATTACTGCACGGGATGTCGGTGGCTATTACGCGCCGCTTACTTAGCACAAGAAATGTCGAACACGTTGGGAGACTTGAGCAGCATCACGTTGGCACCTAGTCGACCACCGGCCAAGGGAGGGAGTTTCGTTGTGTGGCTAGACGATGCAATTTTGTGGGATCGTGCTACGGAACAACGGTTTCCGGAaccggaagaaatcgaaCAATGCATTCGGAGGCAACTGCGATTAGATCAGCCATTGACTGATGCAAGGCAAAGGGAACGAAACCAGGAAGATACGTCCatggacgaggacgaggcAGCGGAAGCCAGAGCTTACTTTGGCGTTATGTAG